The following coding sequences are from one Beggiatoa alba B18LD window:
- a CDS encoding heme ABC transporter permease has protein sequence MWAFLHKLSSPPYFYSFAGRVIPYLAWTCTVLLLIGLYQALIVAPVDYQQGHSYRIMFVHVPSAWMGMFIYAFMAVSAAIGIIWKIKLADIMAACAAPIGASFAFLALVTGSLWGKPMWGTWWAWDARLTSTLIMFFLYLGIIALNSAIEDKRNAARASGILAIVGAVNLPIIKFSVDWWNSLHQGSTISILKMKSNIDINMLIPLLIMVFAFQIFFALVLLMRARNEVLEREKNSKWVSVLFTATPHLPAEKSTT, from the coding sequence ATGTGGGCATTTTTACATAAACTCTCCTCCCCGCCTTATTTCTACAGTTTTGCAGGTCGTGTTATTCCTTACTTAGCATGGACTTGTACTGTCTTATTGCTGATTGGTTTATATCAAGCCTTAATTGTTGCGCCTGTTGACTATCAGCAAGGACATAGTTATCGGATTATGTTTGTCCATGTTCCATCTGCATGGATGGGCATGTTTATTTATGCATTTATGGCTGTTTCTGCCGCAATTGGTATTATTTGGAAGATTAAACTAGCAGACATTATGGCTGCTTGTGCCGCACCAATTGGGGCATCTTTTGCATTTTTAGCACTGGTAACAGGTTCTTTATGGGGAAAACCCATGTGGGGTACATGGTGGGCATGGGATGCACGCTTAACTTCCACATTAATCATGTTTTTCCTATATTTAGGTATTATTGCTTTAAACTCAGCGATTGAGGATAAACGCAACGCGGCGCGTGCTAGCGGGATTTTAGCCATTGTGGGCGCGGTGAATTTACCGATTATTAAATTTTCCGTTGACTGGTGGAATAGCTTACATCAAGGCTCAACAATCAGTATTTTAAAGATGAAATCAAATATTGATATTAATATGTTGATTCCTTTGTTAATTATGGTCTTTGCTTTTCAAATTTTCTTTGCTTTAGTGTTACTCATGCGTGCACGCAATGAAGTGTTAGAACGAGAAAAAAATAGCAAATGGGTTAGTGTACTATTTACAGCAACTCCTCATTTACCCGCAGAAAAATCTACAACTTAA
- the ccmD gene encoding heme exporter protein CcmD gives MSEFFNMGGYAFYVWTSYGLAFIVITANVIVPLNHKRELLQSLTRRMRRKENG, from the coding sequence ATGAGTGAGTTTTTTAACATGGGGGGGTACGCCTTTTATGTGTGGACAAGTTACGGTTTAGCATTCATTGTGATAACTGCTAATGTCATTGTTCCTCTCAATCACAAACGCGAGTTATTGCAAAGCCTTACCCGACGGATGAGAAGGAAAGAAAATGGCTAG